From Vanessa tameamea isolate UH-Manoa-2023 chromosome 26, ilVanTame1 primary haplotype, whole genome shotgun sequence, one genomic window encodes:
- the LOC113393147 gene encoding ATP-binding cassette sub-family D member 1: protein MPAILTKIREQAFRVQPTIAVGVGVGVALAACAVYGTREKKQTPPCNNNNNYKIAKNGQLQPVENGGTQTCGGRCGAEQCALCRGDADTDNKQNIEDADETQSVEEHVPGLNLEFLRQLVSLAKIMIPGFRSHEVALLSAHTVCLFSRTFLSIYVASLEGSIVKHIVQKDLRAFSALLIQWFGIAIPATFINSMIRYLESRLALAFRTRLVNHAYELYFKNQTYYRVANLDARIENADHRLTEDVSVFTQSVAHLYSSLTKPCFDLLLIVLTLASYSSKMKGNIFLGPGMSTVVICLTGQLLRLLSPRFGALAGEEARMKANLRHVHSRLIAHAEEVAFYGGHKVELGQLQSAYKELVTQMTSVFNKKLWYVMLEQFCMKYVWSGTGMVMLALPILTGTRIDSSAGEGISARTEYMTTSRNLLNSAADAIERLMSSYKEVVTLAGYATRVSDMLVVFGEVARGRCVRAVHVAPAAAAAGFAVTFRDNQPVPMGKVSYTTDLSIRLLNVPIVTPACDVVASGVSLELKPGTHLLIVGPNGCGKSSLFRIISGLWPVFGGQLSVPRPCECAHCAGELTAPHCAARPVMFYIPQRPYMSQGSLIDQITYPSRVAAQDAAGEARAAHILRVVRLDACAARHGGLRAVCDWRSTLSGGEKQRVACARMFYHRPVYALLDECTSAVSMETEVVMYEEAIKEGITLLSITHRPSVWKYHTHVLEFDGAGSWSFRVLDKDVSAITPTLPRITDTSSTTDNEKEQTIE, encoded by the exons atgccAGCTATATTGACGAAGATAAGGGAGCAAGCGTTTAGAGTTCAGCCCACTATAGCCGTGGGGGTTGGCGTGGGGGTCGCGCTAGCGGCATGTGCGGTCTACGGAACCAGAGAGAAGAAGCAGACACCACcgtgcaataataataataattacaag ATCGCAAAGAACGGTCAGCTTCAACCAGTGGAGAATGGTGGGACGCAGACGTGTGGAGGGCGCTGTGGGGCCGAGCAGTGCGCTCTGTGTAGGGGGGATGCGGACACAGATAACAAGCAAAACATT GAAGATGCTGATGAAACACAATCTGTCGAGGAGCACGTACCAGGTCTCAATTTGGAATTCCTCAGACAGCTGGTTAGTCTTGCAAAGATCATGATTCCAGGGTTTCGCAGCCATGAAGTTGCACTGCTGTCTGCACATACAGTCTGCCTCTTCTCCAGGACCTTCCTGTCGATATATGTAGCATCATTGGAAGGTTCTATTG TAAAACACATAGTCCAAAAGGATTTACGTGCGTTCTCCGCTCTCCTCATACAGTGGTTTGGTATCGCAATACCAGCGACCTTCATAAACTCCATGATCAGATACCTGGAGAGTAGACTGGCACTCGCCTTCAGGACTCGTCTCGTGAATCACGCCTACGAGCTGTACTTCAAGAACCAAACCTACTACAGAGTGGCCAATCTTGATGCCAGAATAGAAAACGCAGATCACAG GTTAACAGAAGATGTATCAGTGTTCACACAATCAGTTGCTCACTTATACAGCTCGCTGACGAAGCCCTGCTTCGATCTACTTCTCATTGTACTCACTCTCGCCAGTTACTCCAGTAAAATGAAGGGAAATATTTTCTTAG GTCCCGGTATGTCAACGGTCGTCATCTGCCTAACTGGTCAGCTGCTGCGTCTCCTCAGTCCAAGGTTCGGAGCCTTGGCCGGTGAGGAGGCGAGGATGAAGGCTAATCTGAGACACGTCCATTCAAGACTCATAGCTCATGCTGAGGAAGTCGCATTTTATGGTGGTCATAAG GTGGAACTCGGTCAGCTACAGTCAGCATATAAGGAGCTGGTGACTCAGATGACGTCGGTCTTTAACAAGAAGCTGTGGTACGTGATGTTGGAGCAGTTCTGCATGAAGTACGTGTGGTCTGGCACTGGTATGGTGATGTTGGCGTTACCCATCCTCACTGGAACGAGGATCGATA GCTCAGCGGGAGAGGGTATCAGCGCTAGGACAGAATATATGACGACGTCTCGAAACCTACTCAACTCGGCCGCCGACGCCATCGAGAGGCTCATGTCCAGCTACAAG GAGGTGGTGACGCTGGCGGGCTACGCCACGCGCGTGTCGGACATGCTGGTGGTGTTCGGCGAGGTGGCGCGCGGGCGCTGCGTGCGCGCCGTGCACgtcgcgcccgccgccgccgccgccgggTTCGCCGTCACCTTCCGCGACAACCAGCCCGTGCCCATGG gcAAAGTGTCGTACACGACGGACCTCTCGATTCGGTTGCTGAACGTGCCCATCGTGACGCCGGCGTGCGACGTGGTCGCCAGCGGAGTGTCGCTGGAGCTGAAGCCGGGCACGCATCTGCTCATCGTCGGGCCCAACGGCTGCGGGAAGTCCAG CCTGTTCCGCATAATCTCGGGCCTGTGGCCCGTGTTCGGCGGCCAGCTGAGCGTGCCGCGGCCGTGCGAGTGCGCGCACTGCGCCGGCGAGCTCACGGCGCCGCACTGCGCCGCCCGCCCCGTCATGTTCTACATCCCGCAGAG GCCGTACATGTCGCAGGGCTCGCTCATCGACCAGATCACGTACCCGTCGCGCGTGGCGGCGCAGGACGCGGCGGGCGAGGCGCGCGCGGCGCACATCCTGCGCGTGGTGCGCCTGGACGCGTGCGCGGCGCGGCACGGCGGGCTGCGCGCCGTGTGCGACTGGCGCAGCACGCTGTCGGGCGGCGAGAAGCAGCGCGTGGCCTGCGCGCGCATGTTCTACCACCG GCCGGTGTACGCGTTGCTGGACGAGTGCACGAGCGCGGTGTCGATGGAGACGGAGGTGGTCATGTACGAGGAGGCCATCAAGGAGGGCATCACCTTGCTATCCATCACGCATCGACCCAGCGTGTG GAAATACCACACGCACGTACTTGAGTTCGACGGAGCGGGGAGCTGGTCGTTTAGGGTCTTAGACAAGGACGTGTCGGCCATCACACCGACGTTGCCGAGAATCACGGATACGAGCTCGACCACCGACAACGAAAAGGAACAAACAATCGAGTGA